Proteins encoded by one window of Marixanthomonas sp. SCSIO 43207:
- the mfd gene encoding transcription-repair coupling factor, with amino-acid sequence MSKTVVNSLFSKSPQAGKLGEAISNSEKKTSISGLVGSATSIVIAEVFNTSEKPFLLILNDKEEAAYHLNDLENLLGDQNVLFYPGSYRRPYQIEETDNANVLLRSEVLNRINSRRKPAIIVTYPEALFEKVVTRKELEKNTLKLKIGEEVSIDFVNEVLFEYKFKRTDFVTEPGEFSVRGGILDVFSFSNDEPYRIEFFGDEVDSIRTFDVETQLSDAQLKKISIIPNVENKMMEETRESFLKYIASKTIVFLKNEEVISSSIDKLFEKATQAFNEASGEVKQSKPAELFCTSEVINKQLSEFSTVHLSSKSEANSISFNTKPQPSFNKQFNLLIENLNANVENGYKNYIFCSSEQQAKRFHDIFEDAEQHVSEYQTVVFPLYQGFIDDDQKNVCYTDHQIFERYHKFQLKNGYAKKQAITLKELTNLEVGDYVTHIDHGIGKFGGLQKIDVEGKQQEAIKLIYGERDILYLSIHSLHKITKYNGKDGKEPKIYKLGSAAWKKLKQKTKKRVKEIAFNLIELYAKRRLQKGFAYDPDSYLQLELESSFMYEDTPDQSTATDDVKRDMESEQPMDRLICGDVGFGKTEVAIRAAFKAVDNGKQVAVLVPTTILAFQHHKTFQERLAEMPVNVDYLNRFRTAKERKKVLENLKNGTLDIVIGTHQLVNKSVEFKDLGLLIIDEEQKFGVAVKDKLKTIKENVDTLTLTATPIPRTLQFSLMAARDLSVITTPPPNRYPVETHVIRFGEESIRDAVRYEISRGGQVYFVHNRIENIKEVAGMIQRLVPDAKIGIGHGQMDGKKLEKLMLGFMNNEFDVLVSTTIIESGLDVPNANTIFINNANNFGLSDLHQMRGRVGRSNKKAFCYFITPPYSVMTEDARKRITALEQFSELGSGLNIAMKDLEIRGAGDLLGGEQSGFINEIGFETYQKILSEAIDELKEKEFKDLYEGTEHEKKDFVKETVLDTDFELLFPDDYVNSITERLNLYTKLNELQSEEELQQFEKELIDRFGELPEEAVDLLNSVRIKWIAIRMGLERIVMKKNKLVGYFVSDQQSAYYQSPAFTNVLQYVQNHPQRVTMKEKKTRNGLRLLLTFDRITSVNRALDALAPFR; translated from the coding sequence ATGAGCAAAACGGTTGTAAATTCACTTTTTTCAAAGTCTCCTCAAGCTGGGAAACTTGGGGAAGCTATATCAAATTCTGAAAAAAAGACTTCTATTTCAGGATTGGTTGGCTCTGCTACTTCTATTGTTATTGCTGAAGTTTTTAATACTTCAGAAAAACCCTTTTTACTCATTTTGAATGACAAAGAAGAAGCAGCCTATCACTTAAACGATTTGGAAAACTTACTGGGAGATCAAAACGTCCTTTTCTACCCTGGAAGTTATCGGCGACCCTATCAAATTGAAGAAACCGATAATGCCAACGTTTTGTTGCGTAGTGAAGTGCTAAACCGCATCAACTCTCGCCGAAAACCCGCAATAATTGTAACGTATCCTGAAGCACTTTTTGAAAAGGTGGTTACCAGAAAAGAACTGGAAAAAAACACCTTAAAACTAAAAATAGGTGAAGAAGTTTCAATTGATTTTGTAAATGAGGTTTTGTTTGAATACAAGTTTAAGCGCACCGATTTTGTAACCGAGCCCGGAGAGTTTTCTGTACGTGGTGGTATTCTAGATGTGTTCAGTTTTAGTAATGATGAGCCATATAGAATTGAGTTTTTTGGTGATGAAGTTGACAGTATTCGCACCTTTGATGTAGAAACACAACTGAGTGACGCACAACTGAAGAAAATTTCTATCATTCCCAACGTTGAAAACAAAATGATGGAAGAAACCCGAGAGAGTTTCTTAAAATATATTGCATCAAAAACAATTGTTTTTCTGAAAAATGAAGAAGTAATTAGCAGCAGTATTGACAAACTTTTTGAAAAAGCAACTCAAGCATTTAACGAAGCCTCTGGCGAAGTAAAACAAAGTAAACCAGCAGAACTTTTTTGCACTTCTGAAGTTATAAATAAACAACTTTCTGAATTTTCAACGGTACATTTAAGCAGTAAATCTGAGGCAAATTCTATTTCGTTTAATACAAAACCTCAACCTTCTTTCAATAAGCAATTTAATCTATTGATTGAAAACCTAAATGCAAATGTAGAGAACGGTTACAAAAATTATATTTTTTGCAGCAGTGAGCAACAAGCAAAACGCTTTCATGATATTTTTGAAGATGCTGAGCAACACGTAAGTGAATATCAAACCGTTGTATTTCCTTTATATCAAGGCTTTATTGATGATGACCAAAAAAATGTGTGTTACACAGATCATCAAATTTTTGAGCGTTATCATAAATTTCAGCTTAAAAACGGATATGCAAAAAAACAAGCCATCACCCTAAAAGAATTAACCAATCTTGAAGTAGGTGATTATGTAACACATATTGACCACGGAATTGGAAAATTTGGCGGTCTCCAAAAAATCGATGTTGAAGGTAAGCAGCAAGAAGCCATTAAGCTTATTTATGGCGAACGTGATATTTTATACCTCAGCATTCATTCGCTTCATAAAATCACAAAATACAACGGAAAAGACGGAAAAGAACCCAAAATATACAAACTAGGAAGCGCCGCCTGGAAAAAACTAAAACAGAAAACCAAGAAACGGGTTAAAGAAATTGCATTCAATTTAATTGAATTATACGCAAAACGCCGACTACAGAAAGGTTTTGCATATGATCCAGACTCCTATTTACAGTTAGAGCTAGAGTCTTCTTTTATGTATGAAGACACACCAGATCAATCTACCGCAACCGACGATGTAAAACGCGATATGGAAAGTGAGCAGCCTATGGATCGCCTCATTTGTGGTGATGTAGGGTTTGGAAAAACCGAAGTTGCCATTCGTGCTGCTTTTAAAGCCGTAGACAACGGAAAACAAGTTGCGGTATTGGTTCCTACCACTATTTTGGCATTTCAACATCATAAAACCTTTCAAGAACGATTGGCAGAAATGCCTGTAAACGTAGATTATTTAAACCGTTTTAGAACTGCAAAAGAGCGTAAAAAGGTTTTAGAAAATCTTAAAAACGGAACACTAGACATTGTTATTGGTACGCACCAATTGGTTAATAAATCGGTTGAGTTTAAAGACCTTGGTTTATTAATTATAGATGAAGAACAAAAGTTTGGTGTTGCTGTAAAAGACAAACTAAAAACTATAAAAGAAAATGTAGATACCTTGACCTTGACTGCAACACCTATTCCTCGTACGTTGCAGTTTAGCTTAATGGCAGCAAGAGATTTATCAGTTATCACCACACCACCGCCTAATCGCTATCCGGTAGAAACCCATGTAATCCGTTTTGGTGAAGAAAGTATTCGTGATGCTGTTCGGTATGAAATATCACGTGGTGGTCAAGTATACTTTGTTCATAATCGTATTGAAAATATAAAAGAAGTTGCCGGAATGATTCAACGCTTAGTTCCAGATGCAAAAATAGGCATTGGTCACGGACAAATGGATGGTAAAAAACTAGAAAAACTCATGCTAGGTTTTATGAACAATGAGTTTGATGTATTAGTTTCAACCACCATTATTGAAAGCGGCCTGGATGTACCAAACGCCAATACTATTTTTATCAATAATGCGAATAATTTTGGATTGTCAGACCTACACCAAATGCGCGGTCGCGTAGGTAGAAGCAATAAAAAAGCCTTTTGTTATTTTATTACACCTCCCTATTCGGTAATGACAGAAGACGCTAGAAAACGAATTACAGCTTTAGAACAATTTTCAGAATTGGGTAGCGGTTTAAACATTGCTATGAAAGATTTAGAAATCCGTGGCGCCGGTGATTTATTAGGTGGTGAACAAAGCGGTTTTATAAACGAGATTGGTTTTGAAACCTATCAAAAAATTCTTTCCGAAGCTATTGATGAATTGAAAGAGAAAGAATTTAAAGATTTATATGAAGGCACCGAACACGAGAAAAAAGACTTTGTAAAAGAAACTGTGCTTGATACTGATTTTGAATTACTATTTCCTGATGATTATGTAAATAGTATTACAGAACGATTAAACCTATACACAAAGTTAAACGAACTACAATCTGAAGAAGAGCTTCAGCAATTTGAAAAAGAATTAATTGATCGCTTTGGCGAACTTCCTGAAGAAGCTGTAGACTTATTAAACAGTGTTCGTATTAAGTGGATTGCCATTAGAATGGGACTAGAACGCATTGTAATGAAGAAAAATAAGTTGGTCGGTTATTTTGTGAGTGATCAACAAAGTGCATACTATCAAAGTCCGGCGTTTACAAATGTGTTGCAATATGTTCAAAACCATCCACAACGAGTAACAATGAAAGAAAAGAAAACCCGTAACGGTTTGCGTTTGTTGTTAACTTTTGATAGAATTACTTCAGTAAATAGAGCCTTGGATGCGTTAGCTCCTTTTAGATAA
- a CDS encoding NAD(P)/FAD-dependent oxidoreductase, which yields MAIEEFDVFVIGSGTAGKSVAYDCVEAGMRVAIADNREFGGTCANRGCDPKKVLVGVTEAMQLSANLKGKGIVSTPEINWSDIQKFKSTFTDAVPAATERDLKEAGIKMYHQSPRFLDENTLSVEGKTVKTKKIVIATGQTAMQLKIPGREYLKISDDFLDLPELPESIVFVGAGYIGMEFAHIAARCGAKVTVVEFGSRPLAPFDKDVVSHLTEASEKLGINFIFNAEVTKVEQLQKNYRVVYNQNGTENSIKARMVFNTAGRVPSIADLDLDQGNVAFEKDGISVNEYLQSTSNPSVFACGDVSASGSLPLTPTSSQEARIVSENIRNKSMIEMNFPPVPSVVFTIPQMAAIGLTEEEAQKNGYEYVVEYKSVPKWFNSKRINEEVYAYKTIVDKETRLILGAHIISHQAGEMINLFVLAMCGKLKCEDLKAMIFAYPTWGNDIKGMV from the coding sequence ATGGCAATTGAAGAATTTGATGTTTTTGTAATAGGAAGCGGAACAGCCGGCAAAAGTGTAGCCTATGATTGCGTAGAAGCCGGAATGCGTGTTGCTATAGCAGATAATAGGGAGTTTGGAGGTACGTGTGCAAATCGAGGATGTGATCCCAAAAAAGTATTGGTTGGTGTAACCGAAGCAATGCAACTTTCAGCAAATTTAAAAGGAAAAGGGATTGTTTCTACACCAGAAATAAACTGGAGTGATATTCAAAAATTTAAATCAACATTTACAGATGCAGTACCTGCCGCAACTGAACGTGATTTAAAAGAAGCTGGTATAAAAATGTATCACCAGTCTCCTCGTTTTTTAGATGAAAATACACTTTCTGTTGAAGGAAAAACTGTAAAAACAAAGAAAATTGTCATTGCAACGGGACAAACAGCAATGCAACTTAAAATACCGGGTAGAGAATATTTAAAAATAAGTGATGATTTTCTTGATTTGCCAGAATTACCTGAAAGCATCGTTTTTGTAGGTGCCGGATACATTGGGATGGAGTTTGCCCATATAGCTGCTCGATGTGGTGCAAAAGTTACTGTGGTTGAGTTTGGCTCTAGACCCCTTGCACCATTTGATAAAGATGTGGTTAGTCATCTTACAGAGGCTTCAGAAAAATTGGGAATCAACTTTATTTTTAACGCAGAAGTCACAAAAGTAGAACAGCTTCAGAAAAATTATAGAGTGGTTTACAATCAAAATGGAACAGAAAATTCAATCAAAGCCAGAATGGTTTTTAATACAGCCGGGCGTGTTCCTTCCATAGCTGATTTAGATTTAGATCAAGGTAATGTAGCGTTTGAAAAAGATGGAATATCTGTCAATGAGTATCTTCAAAGTACTAGCAACCCTTCTGTATTTGCTTGTGGTGATGTTTCGGCAAGTGGTTCGCTGCCCTTAACGCCCACTTCTTCTCAAGAGGCGAGAATCGTTTCAGAAAACATTCGTAATAAATCAATGATTGAAATGAATTTTCCGCCGGTTCCATCGGTTGTTTTTACAATTCCCCAAATGGCAGCTATTGGTTTAACCGAAGAAGAAGCCCAGAAAAACGGATACGAGTATGTTGTAGAATATAAAAGTGTTCCTAAATGGTTTAACTCTAAGCGTATTAATGAAGAAGTGTATGCCTATAAAACTATTGTTGATAAAGAGACTCGACTCATTTTGGGAGCTCATATTATTTCGCATCAAGCCGGAGAAATGATTAACTTATTTGTATTGGCAATGTGCGGTAAACTGAAATGCGAAGATTTAAAAGCTATGATTTTTGCTTATCCCACTTGGGGTAACGATATTAAAGGAATGGTTTGA
- a CDS encoding tryptophan-rich sensory protein yields the protein MKKTLQIANIIAFIATVFVNYLSNTGAINNTTIGEVSASMNTLFTPAGYAFSIWGLIYLLLLGFVVYQSRSLFTSVRDDAFILKTGWWFVLSCVANMVWVTFWLYGYISFSIIAMFVLLYSLLKIVVNNSMELWDAPISVITFLWWPFVFYSGWVTVASIANVAAYLSSISWDGWGFSETSWTVLMIIIAGIINLAVTWKRNMREFALVGVWALVAIAVANWENNLLVVYTSLITATILFISSGIHGFKNRKTSPIEKCKEYIRKE from the coding sequence TTTATAGCAACTGTTTTTGTAAACTATCTATCAAATACTGGAGCTATTAATAATACAACTATTGGTGAAGTTTCGGCCTCGATGAACACCTTATTTACACCGGCAGGGTATGCATTTTCTATTTGGGGTCTTATTTATTTATTGCTTTTAGGATTTGTTGTGTACCAAAGTCGCAGTTTGTTTACCAGTGTACGAGACGATGCTTTTATACTAAAAACCGGCTGGTGGTTTGTCCTCTCGTGTGTTGCCAATATGGTATGGGTTACTTTTTGGTTATATGGTTATATAAGCTTTTCTATAATAGCCATGTTTGTTCTTTTATATTCTCTACTTAAAATAGTTGTAAATAATAGTATGGAGCTATGGGATGCGCCCATTTCGGTAATTACTTTTTTATGGTGGCCCTTTGTTTTTTACAGTGGTTGGGTTACAGTTGCAAGTATTGCCAATGTAGCTGCTTATTTAAGTAGTATTAGCTGGGATGGTTGGGGTTTTTCTGAAACTTCTTGGACAGTACTTATGATTATCATTGCCGGCATTATTAATCTTGCTGTTACTTGGAAACGTAATATGCGCGAGTTTGCCTTAGTAGGGGTTTGGGCATTAGTGGCTATTGCCGTTGCCAATTGGGAAAATAATCTTCTTGTTGTATATACAAGTTTGATTACAGCTACAATTTTATTTATAAGTAGCGGTATTCACGGTTTTAAAAATCGAAAAACCAGTCCTATAGAAAAATGTAAAGAGTATATAAGAAAAGAATAA
- a CDS encoding DoxX family protein, whose translation MKKISNNQLAFFIARITIGINLLVHGLVRIPKLEAFANGIVKGFSETYLPEMLITPFAFSIPFIEFIIGSLLLIGWKTKHAAAAGGFLIALLILGSAFKEDWGAVGTQMVYAIFFFLLLKNLDHNYWSIDTNARKKIDGFKTER comes from the coding sequence ATGAAAAAGATTAGTAATAATCAGTTAGCATTTTTTATTGCCCGAATAACCATCGGGATTAATTTATTGGTCCACGGATTAGTTAGGATACCTAAATTGGAAGCTTTTGCAAACGGAATAGTAAAAGGTTTTTCTGAAACCTACTTACCTGAAATGTTGATTACCCCATTTGCATTTAGTATACCTTTTATTGAATTTATTATAGGAAGTCTACTGTTAATAGGCTGGAAAACAAAACATGCAGCCGCTGCCGGAGGATTTTTAATTGCATTATTAATCTTAGGTTCTGCTTTTAAAGAAGATTGGGGAGCCGTAGGAACCCAAATGGTGTATGCAATCTTTTTCTTTTTATTATTAAAAAACTTAGACCATAATTATTGGTCTATCGATACAAACGCAAGAAAAAAAATTGATGGATTTAAAACTGAAAGATAA
- a CDS encoding SDR family NAD(P)-dependent oxidoreductase: MDLKLKDKRVLITGSTKGIGYATAKLFAEEGAHVILNGRSEQSIQTAKSAIEKSVKNASVSGVICDFSKPVEVGKLIEEVKEVDILINNVGIFNPNEFLDIPDEEWQQFYDINVMSGVRLSRAFLPKMMENNWGRIIFISSESAINIPVEMIHYGMTKTAQLAISRGIAETTKGTNVTVNSVLPGPTLSNGVKEMTGIKDGKTKKEVEQEFFNTERPTSIIQRFAAPEEVASMVAYVASPLASATNGAALRVDGGVIKTI, encoded by the coding sequence ATGGATTTAAAACTGAAAGATAAACGAGTACTTATAACAGGGTCAACCAAAGGAATTGGCTATGCAACTGCAAAATTATTTGCTGAAGAAGGCGCACACGTTATTTTAAACGGACGTAGTGAACAATCTATACAAACCGCAAAAAGCGCCATAGAAAAAAGCGTTAAAAATGCATCTGTAAGTGGTGTAATTTGTGATTTTTCAAAACCTGTTGAAGTAGGTAAACTTATTGAAGAAGTAAAAGAGGTTGATATCCTCATAAATAATGTAGGAATTTTTAATCCTAATGAGTTTTTAGATATACCAGACGAAGAGTGGCAACAGTTTTATGATATAAATGTAATGAGCGGTGTGCGTTTATCACGAGCTTTTTTACCCAAGATGATGGAAAATAATTGGGGACGTATCATCTTTATATCTAGCGAAAGTGCGATAAACATTCCTGTAGAGATGATTCATTATGGTATGACAAAAACAGCACAACTGGCTATTTCTAGGGGAATCGCAGAAACCACTAAAGGAACCAATGTTACGGTTAACAGTGTTTTACCAGGACCTACACTTTCAAATGGGGTAAAAGAAATGACCGGCATTAAAGATGGAAAAACTAAAAAGGAAGTAGAACAAGAGTTTTTTAATACCGAACGGCCAACCTCAATTATTCAACGATTTGCAGCTCCAGAAGAAGTAGCTTCTATGGTTGCTTATGTTGCAAGTCCGTTGGCTTCGGCAACAAATGGTGCAGCACTTCGAGTAGATGGCGGTGTAATCAAAACAATATAA